From Apium graveolens cultivar Ventura chromosome 9, ASM990537v1, whole genome shotgun sequence, the proteins below share one genomic window:
- the LOC141686755 gene encoding uncharacterized protein LOC141686755, whose protein sequence is MSKEEFVKIKICDLRVHVNCYGCKKKVKKILQKIEGVYKTTIDSEQGKVTVAGDFDPNMLIKKLAENGKIAELWDARESEIANDPNEKATVKNSDSGEEGKKGSGTGQIGVNNQQQQPIGGQHPLPNQPMLQVPNRHQMPGVPNQQQLHGMQQQIKMHPHMNRPLGNVPKPNAQTPLNLNGSKGDDPTSDDSDEYDEDDDVDDMDDVLLLQRPTEMNSLMGNGQGGGHTPPNMIVNPRMNLGQQFQPHLMRAAPPRNGALNGRNGASSGGNGARNGANGARNSGNGAPNGKNGAPRGGNVGGSGNVPVPIDAGSANNGNGNGVANQSSGACAGGNIPVQVIAGSASDGNGKTGGGEGVDTGANQSSGSGGRPANGQQKNGGGGGAGSGKNGDGEKEVVDNGVHVMPNMTGMGEGAGGFAGQMGPIDQIPVVQGIPAATSGGNYFPECSPQLMAYKQLQQQLAAMMMNYREENNERFHQMMFARPPPEVNYMLPNPFQQSPFPNYFSEENPSCSIM, encoded by the exons ATGAGTAAAGAAGAATTTGTGAAGATCAAG ATTTGTGATTTGAGGGTGCACGTAAACTGCTATGGGTGCAAGAAAAAGGTCAAAAAAATCTTGCAAAAGATCGAAG GTGTTTACAAAACTACAATTGATTCGGAACAAGGGAAGGTCACGGTTGCTGGTGATTTTGATCCTAATATGCTGATCAAGAAGCTTGCAGAGAATGGAAAGATAGCAGAGCTATGGGATGCTCGAGAGTCTGAAATTGCTAATGATCCAAATGAGAAGGCCACTGTCAAGAATAGTGACAGTGGTGAAGAAGGAAAGAAGGGTTCTGGCACGGGTCAAATAGGCGTAAATAACCAGCAGCAACAGCCTATAGGCGGACAGCATCCACTTCCTAATCAGCCAATGCTGCAAGTCCCTAATCGGCATCAGATGCCAGGTGTTCCTAATCAGCAGCAATTGCACGGAATGCAGCAACAAATTAAGATGCATCCTCACATGAATAGGCCATTAGGCAATGTGCCAAAACCGAATGCACAGACTCCGCTAAATTTAAATGGCTCTAAAGGAGATGATCCAACTAGTGACGATTCGGATGAATATGACGAGGATGATGACGTGGATGACATGGATGATGTTCTGCTGCTGCAACGGCCTACTGAGATGAATTCGTTGATGGGCAATGGTCAAGGCGGTGGTCATACGCCTCCAAATATGATAGTGAATCCCAGGATGAATCTTGGTCAACAATTTCAACCTCATTTGATGAGAGCTGCTCCCCCAAGAAATGGTGCTTTAAATGGAAGAAACGGCGCAAGTAGTGGTGGAAATGGCGCTCGGAATGGTGCAAATGGCGCTCGGAACAGTGGAAATGGCGCTCCCAATGGTAAAAATGGCGCTCCACGTGGAGGAAATGTTGGTGGAAGTGGAAATGTTCCTGTTCCAATAGACGCTGGGAGTGCTAATAATGGAAATGGAAATGGTGTTGCTAATCAAAGTTCAGGAGCATGTGCCGGTGGAAACATTCCTGTGCAGGTGATAGCTGGCAGTGCTAGTGATGGTAATGGCAAGACAGGAGGCGGTGAAGGTGTAGATACTGGAGCCAATCAAAGTTCAGGAAGCGGTGGCAGGCCAGCCAATGGTCAGCAGAAGAATGGCGGAGGCGGCGGAGCTGGAAGTGGTAAAAATGGTGATGGAGAAAAAGAAGTCGTAGATAATGGAGTTCATGTAATGCCTAACATGACGGGGATGGGTGAAGGCGCTGGTGGTTTTGCAGGCCAAATGGGCCCGATTGATCAAATTCCAGTAGTCCAAGGCATTCCTGCTGCCACTTCTGGTGGAAACTACTTCCCAGAGTGTAGCCCGCAGCTAATGGCTTACAAGCAGTTGCAACAACAATTGGCTGCAATGATGATGAACTACCGAGAAGAGAACAACGAAAGGTTCCACCAGATGATGTTTGCTCGTCCTCCCCCGGAAGTAAACTACATGCTACCCAATCCATTTCAGCAGTCACCGTTCCCCAATTACTTTAGCGAGGAGAACCCCAGCTGCAGCATAATGTGA